Proteins found in one Haloferax litoreum genomic segment:
- a CDS encoding ribonuclease H gives MAVTGRPTLRDLFDESPTPHIAHPPRTHHRHFYVATDGSYRPNGGGLGVVIETRDGERVARIAFQDVAPNNNISEYRALHLGLDVLAHRAPPGARVGVLVDHDDLAANVNNAVLAGDHPDWKSPKRIVVPTGSEHHWRGIQARIAGFGEVRAARIDSRENPAHPLANSPREYEHVNRKPDRCVLPEPLGFESDNDVSYLPPSRCEGHASDD, from the coding sequence ATGGCCGTGACCGGCCGTCCCACCCTCAGGGACCTGTTCGACGAGTCGCCAACGCCGCACATCGCGCACCCGCCGCGGACCCATCACCGTCACTTCTACGTCGCGACGGACGGGTCGTATCGACCGAACGGCGGCGGACTCGGTGTCGTAATAGAGACCCGTGACGGCGAGCGAGTCGCCCGTATCGCATTCCAAGACGTTGCGCCGAACAACAATATCTCCGAGTATCGCGCGCTCCACCTCGGGTTAGACGTACTCGCCCACCGTGCACCGCCGGGTGCCCGGGTCGGCGTCCTCGTCGACCACGACGACCTGGCCGCGAACGTCAACAACGCGGTGCTCGCCGGAGACCACCCCGACTGGAAGTCGCCGAAACGAATCGTCGTCCCCACAGGCAGTGAACACCACTGGCGGGGGATTCAAGCGCGAATCGCCGGCTTCGGGGAAGTCCGCGCCGCCCGCATCGACAGTCGGGAGAACCCGGCACATCCACTCGCGAACTCACCGAGAGAGTACGAACACGTCAATCGGAAACCAGACCGATGTGTGCTCCCGGAACCACTCGGATTCGAATCGGACAACGACGTGAGTTATCTCCCACCATCGCGGTGCGAAGGGCACGCAAGCGACGACTAG
- a CDS encoding ABC transporter substrate-binding protein: MTDNNSHIGRRTYLKLAGGAAASAALAGCAGGGGEETTTTPTPEETSEPFDVTITQGQMPSGLDPQDHRETPTDIVVLHAYEGVLTRDAVGAVQQALSTNYERIEGENAVRFDIREGVTFHNGDELTPEDVAYSINRVVDENVGFASPQSDQLAGVAGAEVIEGERAVKVNNTSLNPIVFSEFATYLDVMQQSWVEENDKAFISQNMNGTGPFQLDSYTEDEEVVLTRYEDYWQDPAAVDTLTFRAASEASTRVNQLLQGETDVIVNVPPQEVERVNNSEGARVAAAPSTRIIYNAMRYDLEPFDSVEFRQAMNYAIDLESIVQNVLGGFGAATSQPTLPEFVGHNADLDPYPYDPDQAEQLVEDSGYAGAEIELHTPVGRYLKDLEIAQAVAGYIDELPNVTATVRQRDFGSLVDELLAGSIEARPPWFLIGWGEATFDGGLVMQALLASDGTLTTWQNEEFDSLLEQAGNQSGDERDATLQEANALAHEECPWIFLNQQFSVYGVNDSIAWEARSDERIDVYDMSQK; the protein is encoded by the coding sequence ATGACTGATAACAATTCACATATTGGCAGGCGAACGTATCTCAAGTTAGCAGGGGGCGCAGCAGCGTCTGCCGCACTCGCGGGATGTGCGGGTGGCGGCGGTGAAGAGACGACCACCACACCGACGCCGGAAGAGACGAGTGAGCCGTTCGACGTGACGATTACGCAGGGCCAGATGCCCTCCGGTCTCGACCCGCAGGACCACCGTGAGACGCCGACAGACATCGTCGTCCTGCACGCGTACGAAGGTGTACTGACTCGTGACGCCGTCGGTGCCGTCCAGCAGGCACTCTCGACGAACTACGAGCGAATCGAGGGCGAAAACGCCGTGCGGTTCGATATCCGCGAGGGCGTCACCTTCCACAACGGCGACGAACTCACTCCCGAAGACGTTGCCTACAGCATCAACCGCGTCGTGGACGAGAACGTCGGCTTTGCGAGTCCGCAGAGCGACCAACTCGCCGGGGTCGCCGGCGCAGAGGTCATCGAAGGCGAGAGGGCCGTCAAGGTCAACAACACGTCGCTCAATCCCATCGTGTTCTCCGAGTTCGCGACCTACCTCGACGTCATGCAGCAGTCGTGGGTCGAAGAGAACGACAAGGCGTTCATCAGCCAGAACATGAACGGCACGGGTCCGTTCCAACTCGACTCCTACACCGAAGACGAGGAAGTCGTCCTCACGCGCTACGAGGACTACTGGCAGGACCCCGCCGCAGTCGATACGCTCACGTTCCGCGCCGCGTCCGAGGCGAGTACGCGCGTGAACCAACTCCTGCAAGGCGAGACGGACGTCATCGTCAACGTCCCGCCGCAGGAGGTCGAGCGTGTCAACAACTCCGAAGGTGCGCGGGTCGCCGCAGCACCGTCCACGCGTATCATCTACAACGCGATGCGCTACGACCTCGAACCGTTCGACTCGGTCGAGTTCCGGCAAGCGATGAACTACGCCATCGACTTAGAGAGCATCGTTCAGAACGTCCTCGGTGGGTTCGGTGCCGCGACGAGTCAACCGACGCTCCCCGAGTTCGTCGGCCACAACGCCGACCTCGACCCGTACCCGTACGACCCGGACCAGGCAGAACAACTCGTCGAAGACTCCGGCTACGCCGGTGCGGAAATCGAGCTTCACACGCCGGTCGGTCGCTACCTGAAAGACCTCGAAATAGCGCAGGCAGTCGCCGGCTACATCGACGAACTCCCGAACGTGACGGCGACGGTTCGCCAACGCGACTTCGGGTCCCTCGTCGACGAACTCCTCGCGGGGTCCATCGAGGCGCGTCCGCCGTGGTTCCTCATCGGTTGGGGTGAAGCAACCTTCGACGGTGGCCTCGTCATGCAGGCGCTTCTCGCATCTGACGGGACGCTCACGACCTGGCAGAACGAAGAGTTCGACTCACTCCTCGAACAGGCCGGCAACCAATCTGGCGACGAACGCGATGCGACGCTGCAAGAAGCCAACGCGCTGGCGCACGAAGAGTGTCCGTGGATCTTCCTGAACCAACAGTTCAGTGTCTACGGTGTCAACGACTCCATCGCGTGGGAGGCCCGCTCCGACGAGCGTATCGATGTGTACGACATGAGCCAGAAGTAG
- a CDS encoding ABC transporter permease — MSLSRFLIKRSLQGLFVIWGVITVVFGLRFISPGDPANVLLPPDVDPEVRAQVIAELGLNEPLYVQYWDFVSGIPVGDLGLSLVTRTPVATRVITKLPATLELAIAATIVAVIIAIPLGVVSATRRHQPADYSATVFSLVGISTPNFWLGVMLILVLAVQLNLFPTSQRPIGIDGIVLLLVGGNLSAAFDGFTTWVWHITLPAITLGTYFTALITRLTRSGMLDQLGQTYVRASRAKGLPETLVRYKHALRNTLIPVITVIGLQLGTLIGGAVITEAVFAWPGLGTLIINSINARDWPVLQGSLIVVAVGFVLVNILVDALYAYVNPQVAYD, encoded by the coding sequence ATGTCACTGTCGAGGTTCCTCATCAAACGCTCGCTCCAGGGCCTGTTCGTCATCTGGGGGGTCATCACCGTGGTCTTCGGACTGCGGTTCATCTCGCCGGGTGACCCGGCGAACGTCCTGTTGCCCCCGGACGTCGACCCCGAGGTCAGAGCGCAGGTCATCGCCGAACTCGGGTTGAACGAACCCCTGTACGTGCAGTACTGGGACTTCGTCTCGGGCATCCCGGTCGGCGACCTTGGCCTGTCGCTCGTGACGCGGACGCCAGTCGCAACTCGCGTCATCACGAAACTGCCGGCGACACTCGAACTCGCGATTGCGGCGACCATCGTCGCGGTCATCATCGCGATTCCGTTGGGCGTCGTCTCGGCGACGCGACGACACCAACCCGCCGACTACAGCGCGACGGTGTTCTCGCTCGTCGGCATCAGTACGCCGAACTTCTGGCTGGGCGTGATGCTCATCCTCGTCCTCGCCGTGCAACTCAACTTGTTCCCGACGAGTCAGCGACCCATCGGCATCGATGGAATCGTGTTGCTCCTCGTCGGTGGGAACCTCAGCGCTGCATTCGACGGGTTCACCACGTGGGTGTGGCACATCACACTTCCCGCAATCACGCTCGGAACCTACTTCACCGCGCTCATCACGCGCCTCACTCGAAGCGGGATGCTCGACCAACTGGGTCAGACGTACGTTCGAGCGTCGCGAGCGAAAGGACTCCCAGAGACACTCGTCCGCTACAAGCACGCGCTTCGAAACACACTCATCCCGGTCATCACCGTCATCGGTCTCCAACTCGGTACCCTCATCGGCGGGGCCGTCATCACGGAGGCCGTCTTCGCGTGGCCGGGACTGGGGACGCTCATCATCAACAGCATCAACGCACGCGACTGGCCGGTCTTACAGGGGTCGCTCATCGTCGTCGCGGTTGGATTCGTCCTCGTAAACATCCTCGTAGACGCGCTGTACGCCTACGTCAACCCACAGGTGGCATACGATTGA
- a CDS encoding ABC transporter permease → MISERTRRNLRRELQRSLLAKIGIVVVVFMLAMAIFAPFISPYSPGQQNLENARQPPIGFSTKETKEVTKMENGSVVIENGQVVTEEQTVYTNATFAHPLGTDGNGRDILSRIIYGARTSILVGLFGTSLAALIGVLVGLSAGFYRGRVDDVLMRGADIMLAFPSLVLAIALVGVWGQAQAPIPDPFVVSGIAPAFRSAVGLPTGMPETVVLPGTVIVVVALVNWVWFARVSRGEALSIREEEYVKAARALGASDGRTVLRHVLPNAITPILVLATIQVAAIILLESALSFLGFSGADVSWGFDIALGRQYQSTAWWISTMPGLAIVVTVIGLNLVGDWLRDALDPGIEGEGGV, encoded by the coding sequence ATGATATCGGAACGAACACGCAGAAACCTTCGCCGGGAACTCCAGCGAAGTCTTCTCGCGAAGATTGGCATCGTCGTCGTCGTCTTCATGCTGGCGATGGCCATCTTCGCGCCGTTTATCTCGCCGTATAGTCCGGGACAACAGAATCTCGAAAACGCACGTCAACCCCCCATCGGATTCAGCACGAAAGAGACGAAGGAGGTGACGAAGATGGAAAACGGGAGCGTCGTCATCGAAAACGGGCAAGTCGTCACTGAAGAACAGACCGTGTACACGAACGCGACGTTCGCCCATCCGCTCGGTACCGACGGAAACGGGAGAGACATCCTCTCTCGCATCATCTACGGTGCCCGCACGTCCATCCTCGTCGGTCTCTTCGGAACCTCGCTCGCCGCGCTCATCGGCGTCCTCGTCGGTCTGTCCGCAGGGTTCTACCGCGGACGCGTCGACGATGTGTTGATGCGCGGGGCAGACATCATGCTCGCGTTCCCGTCGCTCGTCCTCGCAATCGCCCTCGTGGGTGTGTGGGGACAGGCGCAGGCACCCATCCCCGACCCGTTCGTCGTCTCCGGTATCGCACCCGCGTTCCGGTCCGCCGTCGGGTTGCCGACGGGCATGCCAGAGACCGTCGTTCTTCCCGGGACGGTCATCGTTGTCGTCGCTCTCGTCAACTGGGTGTGGTTCGCCCGCGTCTCACGCGGTGAAGCACTCTCGATACGGGAAGAAGAATACGTGAAAGCCGCACGTGCCCTCGGCGCAAGCGACGGGCGGACGGTGCTCCGACACGTCCTCCCCAACGCAATCACGCCCATCCTCGTCCTCGCGACGATTCAGGTGGCCGCGATTATCCTCCTCGAATCCGCACTGTCGTTCCTCGGGTTCTCGGGGGCCGACGTGTCGTGGGGCTTCGACATCGCACTCGGTCGGCAGTACCAGTCGACTGCGTGGTGGATATCGACGATGCCGGGTCTCGCCATCGTGGTGACGGTCATCGGCTTGAACCTCGTCGGCGATTGGCTCAGAGACGCACTCGACCCCGGCATCGAGGGAGAGGGAGGTGTCTGA
- a CDS encoding ABC transporter ATP-binding protein, which produces MADPILKVRDLTTRFFTEEGQVNAVEHVSFDVEDGEIFGIVGESGSGKSVTALSVIDLIESPGRVTEGEIWYRNETLADEFRGSIPDAVDGDFVDVRRLPKGVRRSLRGPSFSMVFQDPMSSFNPSLTVGEQIAEAVEVQRRARANPRRTRSRTQGYGLGKLVADTLLPSQSYVSDESMNRAVELLDQVGIPDPEDRAEEYPHQFSGGMLQRAMIAQALAGEPDILVADEPTTALDVTIQAQILNLLRDLQEHEGMSILMITHDLGVIARMCDRVGVMYAGEIVERGPLADIFDNPVHPYTQGLLGSIPDVDDPSTRLEPISGNVPSLIDSEMPNACYFADRCPNAMNDCLTRIPEYELDGRHSVRCVLAEREYDPNDAIDTEVYADD; this is translated from the coding sequence ATGGCAGACCCAATCCTGAAAGTCCGTGACCTTACGACCCGATTCTTCACCGAAGAGGGACAGGTCAACGCCGTCGAACACGTCTCGTTCGACGTCGAAGACGGGGAGATATTCGGCATCGTCGGCGAGTCCGGGTCCGGCAAGTCGGTCACCGCACTGTCGGTCATCGACCTCATCGAGTCTCCCGGCCGTGTGACCGAGGGAGAAATCTGGTACCGCAACGAGACGCTCGCAGACGAGTTCCGGGGGTCCATTCCCGACGCCGTCGACGGCGACTTCGTGGACGTTCGACGACTCCCGAAAGGCGTCCGCCGGTCGCTCCGTGGACCGTCGTTCAGCATGGTGTTCCAAGACCCGATGAGCAGTTTCAACCCCTCGCTCACCGTCGGCGAGCAAATCGCCGAAGCGGTCGAGGTGCAGCGCCGAGCGCGGGCCAACCCGCGAAGAACTCGGTCACGGACGCAGGGATACGGCCTCGGGAAACTCGTCGCCGACACGCTCCTTCCATCGCAGAGCTACGTCTCCGACGAGAGCATGAACCGAGCGGTCGAACTCTTAGACCAAGTCGGCATCCCCGACCCTGAGGACCGCGCCGAAGAGTATCCCCACCAATTCTCCGGTGGGATGCTCCAGCGGGCGATGATTGCGCAGGCCCTCGCCGGCGAACCCGACATCCTCGTCGCCGACGAACCGACGACGGCGCTCGACGTGACGATTCAAGCGCAGATTCTCAACTTACTCCGCGACCTGCAAGAACACGAGGGGATGAGCATCCTGATGATTACCCACGACTTGGGCGTCATCGCCCGGATGTGCGACCGCGTGGGCGTCATGTACGCGGGTGAAATCGTCGAGCGAGGTCCGCTTGCGGACATCTTCGACAACCCGGTTCACCCGTACACGCAGGGGCTTCTCGGGTCGATACCCGACGTGGACGACCCCTCGACGCGCCTCGAACCCATCTCGGGGAACGTGCCGAGTCTCATCGACTCGGAGATGCCGAACGCGTGTTACTTCGCCGACCGATGTCCCAACGCCATGAACGACTGCCTGACCCGGATTCCGGAGTACGAACTCGACGGCCGACACAGTGTTCGCTGTGTCCTCGCCGAACGAGAGTACGACCCGAACGACGCCATCGACACGGAGGTGTACGCCGATGACTGA
- a CDS encoding ABC transporter ATP-binding protein, with the protein MTEPLLEVRDLQKYYFERDTFVDSLLGRERRSVKAVDGISFDIQPGETLGLVGESGCGKSTTGETLLRLREATGGSVRFDGENVFEMDSDELKAFRKDAQIVFQDPFSSLDPRMTIGDIIAEPLKIHGIPEGAGDQSKREWRRDKAGELLERVGLSANQLDRYPHEFSGGQRQRIGIARALALEPDFIVLDEPVSALDVSVQAQVLNLLDDLQDDFGLTYLFIAHDLSVVRHICDRVAVMYLGNIVELGPTDELFESPKHPYTQALLESVPRPSTAEHGRRVEALSGDVPSPRNPPSGCRFRTRCPKVIPPDDLNIDQATYRAVMDLRDALVVGDVNPDHIWDAADPERVDEEAFIAEARSRHVDAELRGEVAGVVDTALGHLAEGDEERARETLQRRFESPCETRRPAVGDAPHPAACHLFEGSNEVTVIETDAGAAIEADD; encoded by the coding sequence ATGACTGAACCACTCCTCGAAGTGCGTGACCTCCAGAAGTATTACTTCGAACGAGACACGTTCGTCGACTCGCTCCTCGGCCGAGAGCGTCGAAGTGTCAAAGCAGTCGATGGCATCTCGTTCGACATCCAACCCGGTGAGACGCTCGGACTCGTCGGTGAGTCCGGGTGTGGGAAGTCCACGACTGGTGAGACACTCCTCCGTCTCCGCGAGGCGACCGGCGGGTCGGTTCGGTTCGACGGGGAGAACGTCTTCGAGATGGATTCGGACGAACTCAAGGCGTTCCGTAAAGACGCCCAAATCGTCTTTCAGGACCCCTTTTCCAGTCTCGACCCCCGGATGACCATCGGCGACATCATCGCCGAACCGTTGAAGATTCACGGTATCCCGGAAGGCGCAGGCGACCAGTCCAAACGGGAGTGGCGACGTGACAAGGCCGGTGAGTTACTGGAACGCGTCGGTCTCTCGGCGAACCAACTCGACCGGTATCCGCACGAGTTCTCCGGCGGGCAACGCCAGCGCATCGGTATCGCGCGGGCACTCGCGCTCGAACCCGATTTCATCGTCCTCGACGAACCGGTCTCGGCGCTCGACGTGTCCGTGCAGGCGCAAGTGCTGAATCTCCTCGACGACTTACAGGATGACTTCGGCCTCACGTACCTCTTCATCGCCCACGACCTTTCGGTCGTCCGGCACATCTGTGACCGCGTCGCGGTGATGTACCTCGGAAACATCGTCGAACTCGGCCCGACTGACGAACTGTTCGAGTCACCGAAGCACCCCTACACGCAGGCACTTCTGGAGAGCGTCCCCCGCCCCTCGACTGCCGAACACGGCCGTCGCGTGGAGGCTCTCTCTGGTGACGTGCCGTCACCGCGAAATCCACCGTCTGGGTGTCGGTTCCGAACGCGGTGCCCGAAAGTCATCCCACCTGACGACCTGAACATCGACCAGGCGACGTATCGGGCCGTCATGGACCTCAGAGACGCCCTCGTCGTCGGTGACGTCAACCCAGACCACATCTGGGACGCGGCAGACCCTGAACGTGTCGACGAAGAGGCGTTCATCGCGGAGGCACGGTCACGACACGTCGACGCCGAACTTCGAGGAGAGGTGGCCGGCGTGGTCGATACCGCGCTCGGACACCTCGCAGAGGGCGACGAGGAACGCGCCCGAGAGACGCTTCAGCGTCGCTTCGAGAGTCCGTGTGAGACGCGCCGCCCCGCCGTCGGCGACGCGCCTCACCCCGCCGCGTGCCACCTCTTCGAGGGGTCCAACGAGGTGACGGTCATCGAGACGGACGCGGGCGCGGCAATCGAAGCAGACGACTGA
- a CDS encoding DMT family transporter, which produces MTRYRNLGLFMVLAAIWGSAFMAIKAGLEFFPPVLFAALRYDVAGVIMLVYAVYATDSPLPRSRADWTEVTIGAVFLIAAYHALLFVGETDPAVTSAAAAVIVSLSPVLTTGFARVLLPSERLTPLGVVGLLLGLVGVAVLSELDPSNLLAGGTVAKLLIFGAAAAFAFGSVLTRRIDSDMPIETMEAWSMLGGALLMHAISLGMRESFADVVLNTESILALAYLSLAASAIGFLIYFDLLERLGPIEINLVSYVAPIFAALAGWAFLDEVPTLATGGGFALIFLGFVLLKRGAIRRELRHRFGSGATPTD; this is translated from the coding sequence GTGACACGGTACCGCAATCTCGGACTCTTCATGGTCCTCGCCGCTATCTGGGGGTCTGCCTTCATGGCTATCAAGGCCGGACTGGAGTTCTTCCCACCGGTCCTCTTCGCCGCCCTCCGCTACGACGTGGCCGGGGTCATCATGCTCGTCTACGCTGTCTACGCCACTGACTCACCGCTTCCACGCAGTCGTGCAGACTGGACAGAAGTGACCATCGGGGCCGTCTTCCTCATCGCGGCGTATCACGCCCTGCTGTTCGTCGGTGAGACGGACCCTGCGGTGACGAGTGCTGCTGCTGCCGTCATCGTGAGTCTCAGTCCGGTCCTTACGACCGGGTTCGCACGAGTGCTCCTCCCAAGTGAACGACTGACCCCACTCGGTGTCGTCGGGTTACTCCTCGGACTCGTCGGTGTCGCCGTCCTCTCCGAACTCGACCCGAGCAACTTGCTCGCTGGCGGCACCGTCGCCAAACTCCTCATCTTCGGCGCGGCGGCGGCGTTCGCCTTCGGGTCGGTCCTCACCCGCCGTATCGACTCCGACATGCCGATAGAGACGATGGAAGCGTGGTCGATGCTCGGTGGCGCACTGCTGATGCACGCCATCTCCCTCGGGATGCGGGAGTCGTTCGCCGACGTGGTGTTGAACACGGAATCGATTCTCGCACTCGCGTACCTGTCGCTGGCGGCGAGTGCAATCGGCTTTCTCATCTACTTCGACCTGCTCGAACGCCTCGGCCCAATCGAAATCAACCTCGTCTCGTACGTCGCGCCTATCTTCGCGGCACTCGCCGGATGGGCCTTCCTCGACGAGGTCCCGACTCTCGCCACGGGCGGCGGGTTCGCACTCATCTTCCTCGGGTTCGTCCTGCTGAAACGCGGTGCCATTCGACGTGAACTCCGCCACCGATTCGGTAGTGGTGCCACGCCGACCGACTGA
- a CDS encoding transcriptional regulator, with product MSDLNRVAKRMYNIHPNAMYLVVDEELQGRFTLQSAEFFQTEFQAEGTREGDDALYRFATTEDNEAVIVGRQAPGEDGWSMVGDVESVERLDE from the coding sequence ATGTCCGACCTCAATCGCGTCGCCAAGCGCATGTACAACATCCACCCGAACGCGATGTACCTCGTCGTCGACGAGGAGTTGCAGGGGCGGTTCACCCTTCAGAGTGCGGAGTTCTTCCAGACAGAGTTTCAAGCGGAGGGGACACGCGAGGGAGACGACGCACTGTATCGATTTGCGACGACGGAGGACAACGAGGCAGTCATCGTCGGCAGACAGGCCCCCGGCGAAGACGGGTGGTCGATGGTCGGCGACGTCGAATCGGTCGAGCGTCTCGACGAGTAA